A portion of the Achromobacter sp. MFA1 R4 genome contains these proteins:
- a CDS encoding AAA family ATPase has translation MSIAIMVLGPSGSGKSYSLRNFDPTQVTLIQPIKKPLPFKSADWTLRTKENTSGARFVTDDSILIEKAMRKTDRDVVIVDDYQAVLTNELMRRSTETGFQKFADIGHGAWSIFQAAGDLPEQKRVYIMAHTQTDDYGNVRMKTVGKMVDEKLVPEGYFTIVLRAEQINGQHVFATQSNGQDCCKSPPGMFDGMHIPNDLAAVDAAICEFYGLTQPA, from the coding sequence TTGAGTATCGCCATTATGGTCTTAGGACCGTCAGGGAGCGGGAAGTCGTACAGCCTGCGCAACTTCGACCCGACCCAAGTAACCCTGATCCAACCGATCAAAAAGCCCCTCCCCTTCAAGTCTGCTGACTGGACGCTGCGAACCAAGGAGAACACCAGCGGTGCGCGGTTTGTCACCGACGACAGCATCTTGATCGAGAAGGCCATGCGCAAGACTGATCGGGATGTGGTGATCGTCGACGACTACCAGGCTGTCCTGACAAACGAGCTGATGCGCCGCAGCACCGAGACCGGGTTCCAGAAGTTCGCAGACATCGGCCATGGGGCCTGGAGCATCTTCCAGGCGGCTGGCGATCTGCCGGAACAGAAGCGCGTTTACATCATGGCCCACACCCAGACCGACGATTACGGGAACGTCCGCATGAAGACGGTGGGGAAGATGGTGGACGAGAAGCTGGTCCCCGAGGGCTATTTCACCATCGTCCTGCGGGCCGAGCAGATCAACGGACAGCACGTCTTTGCCACTCAGAGCAACGGGCAGGACTGCTGCAAATCCCCCCCCGGCATGTTTGACGGCATGCACATCCCCAATGACCTCGCAGCCGTCGACGCTGCTATCTGCGAGTTTTACGGCCTTACCCAACCCGCCTGA
- a CDS encoding DUF551 domain-containing protein: MTQQWKPIESAPKDELILVGPTKRMGICVAMNHSRDGWVTETCNEWFNIYTPTHWMPLPAAPGTPPASAQPERDWELSCDHCDGDGFVYVERRVGPCATDIQTFKEECECCEGRGFTIAFEDIPGIAEYVRKSRPVASAQDDAKDERQAFEAWGMAGCEMVDDPQSGRFDIARHCAWEAWKARASLAAPAAGDARDVARYREVRNNAWVAGTEFRIMNPKLGYVAPRADVEFDAFIDAAIAAKHKGDA; this comes from the coding sequence ATGACCCAACAATGGAAGCCGATTGAATCAGCGCCGAAGGATGAACTGATCCTGGTCGGCCCGACCAAGCGCATGGGCATCTGCGTTGCGATGAACCACAGCCGAGACGGCTGGGTGACCGAGACGTGCAACGAATGGTTCAACATCTACACGCCCACGCACTGGATGCCGCTGCCCGCCGCTCCTGGAACCCCTCCCGCCAGCGCACAGCCCGAACGGGACTGGGAACTGTCCTGCGACCACTGCGATGGCGACGGCTTCGTTTATGTCGAGCGCCGGGTTGGACCGTGCGCCACCGACATTCAAACGTTCAAGGAGGAATGCGAGTGCTGCGAGGGTCGCGGCTTCACCATCGCGTTCGAGGATATCCCGGGCATTGCGGAATATGTGCGCAAGAGCCGTCCGGTCGCCAGCGCACAGGACGATGCGAAGGACGAGCGGCAGGCGTTCGAAGCGTGGGGAATGGCTGGCTGCGAAATGGTCGATGACCCGCAAAGCGGCCGGTTCGATATCGCACGTCATTGCGCGTGGGAAGCATGGAAGGCCCGCGCTTCCCTTGCCGCTCCCGCTGCTGGCGATGCGCGGGATGTGGCACGGTATCGAGAAGTGCGCAATAACGCCTGGGTCGCAGGTACTGAATTCCGAATTATGAATCCCAAATTGGGCTACGTCGCGCCGCGCGCGGATGTCGAATTTGATGCATTCATCGACGCCGCCATTGCAGCCAAACATAAGGGAGACGCATGA
- a CDS encoding siphovirus Gp157 family protein, whose product MTNVSLYSLAAEYRGQLQALENLDLDEKALADTLESLGGDLEVKAQNVVCFLRNLETTAAAIKEAEASMAARRKAIENRVDGLKRYVLDSMQNNGIQKIECPLFSISIAKNPAAVEVFDEKQIPADYFVTPPAPPPQLDKKKVAEALKADIDVPGAKLRHGVRLSIK is encoded by the coding sequence ATGACGAACGTATCCCTGTATTCGCTGGCCGCTGAGTATCGCGGCCAACTCCAAGCTCTGGAGAACCTGGACCTGGATGAGAAGGCCTTGGCCGACACCCTGGAAAGTCTAGGCGGCGATTTGGAAGTGAAGGCCCAGAACGTCGTCTGCTTTCTGCGCAACCTGGAAACTACTGCCGCGGCGATCAAGGAAGCCGAGGCAAGCATGGCGGCGCGGCGCAAGGCTATCGAGAACCGCGTAGACGGCCTCAAGCGCTACGTGCTGGACTCCATGCAGAACAACGGCATCCAGAAGATCGAATGCCCCCTGTTCTCCATCAGCATCGCCAAGAACCCGGCAGCGGTGGAGGTGTTCGACGAGAAGCAAATCCCCGCTGACTACTTCGTCACGCCTCCTGCACCTCCTCCTCAGTTGGACAAGAAAAAGGTAGCTGAGGCGCTTAAGGCTGACATCGACGTTCCTGGCGCGAAGCTGCGCCATGGCGTCAGATTGTCCATCAAATAG
- a CDS encoding NUMOD4 domain-containing protein: protein MDEEWRDVLGYEGHYIISNFGRIVSVRRVVKGKKRRTVGGQVMKPRLNNGYALVTLSLDKKMKNASVHRMVAMAFCDGARPWLVVNHKNGNRSDNRADNLEWVTISQNCIHAFRVLNRKPTSLGKRGAKCPFSKPIVAISPDGTETHYAGISEASRQLGIVNQSISNCCRGKQRTSCGYRFRYAGVQV from the coding sequence ATGGATGAAGAATGGCGGGACGTTCTTGGCTATGAGGGTCACTACATCATCAGCAATTTTGGAAGGATTGTTAGCGTTCGCCGCGTTGTGAAGGGCAAAAAGCGCCGAACCGTAGGCGGCCAGGTAATGAAGCCGCGTCTGAACAACGGATACGCCCTGGTAACGCTGAGTCTAGATAAAAAAATGAAGAACGCTAGCGTCCATAGGATGGTGGCCATGGCATTTTGTGATGGCGCTCGCCCTTGGTTAGTGGTCAACCATAAAAACGGCAACCGCAGCGACAACCGGGCGGACAACTTGGAATGGGTGACCATTTCTCAAAACTGCATCCACGCATTCAGGGTTCTTAATCGAAAGCCCACCTCCTTGGGGAAGCGGGGAGCGAAATGCCCGTTTAGCAAACCTATTGTTGCCATTTCACCCGACGGCACAGAAACCCACTATGCCGGGATTTCTGAAGCCTCAAGGCAACTCGGGATAGTTAACCAAAGCATAAGCAATTGCTGCCGAGGAAAACAACGCACAAGTTGCGGATATAGGTTCCGTTACGCTGGAGTTCAAGTATGA